A stretch of the Sorangium aterium genome encodes the following:
- a CDS encoding ExbD/TolR family protein encodes MSAKRKFVIKPVVPLNSDINVTPLVDVVLVLLIIFMVVTPLLEKDIGVRVPDTEQVKQDTPPPPDQLVVRVSAQGELRVNDEPVERAELVGKLRPLLERYSRPQDRIVFVVADDGAVYGTVVEVLDGAKAAGAQTLGMMTELPEAPPP; translated from the coding sequence ATGAGCGCGAAGAGGAAGTTCGTCATCAAGCCGGTGGTGCCCCTGAACTCCGACATCAACGTGACGCCGCTCGTCGACGTCGTGCTGGTGCTGCTCATCATCTTCATGGTCGTGACGCCGCTCCTCGAGAAGGACATCGGCGTGCGCGTGCCGGACACCGAGCAGGTCAAGCAGGACACCCCGCCGCCGCCCGACCAGCTCGTCGTCCGGGTGAGCGCGCAAGGTGAGCTGCGGGTGAACGACGAGCCGGTCGAGCGCGCCGAGCTCGTGGGCAAGCTCAGGCCGCTGCTCGAGCGCTACAGCAGGCCGCAGGACAGGATCGTCTTCGTCGTCGCCGACGACGGCGCCGTCTATGGCACCGTCGTGGAGGTGCTCGACGGCGCGAAGGCCGCCGGCGCCCAGACGCTCGGCATGATGACCGAGCTCCCCGAAGCGCCGCCTCCCTGA
- a CDS encoding energy transducer TonB: MFDSVLGRATATQGRLGTGTALSIIAHVAIAGAILWQATRPRTEKPKDVEVTFFAPAPPPPPPPPPPPPGGGAKRPPKVERVEQPKPVKTPDTIYDMPEKPKAKAPEPEPKPEPVKEDAPEQPGGVEGGVQGGVQGGTVGGEVGGQMGGQLGGKVGGQLGSTAPPQNVVLAFGAGMTRPSKIAGRDPQYTREALAARVEGLAIVKCIIKLDGSLTGCRMAKSLPHMDRAILDALATHRYTPVMYQGRPVSVDYVFPIRLKLP; encoded by the coding sequence ATGTTCGACTCGGTACTAGGTCGCGCTACCGCCACCCAGGGGCGGCTAGGGACGGGGACAGCGCTCTCCATCATCGCCCACGTGGCGATCGCGGGGGCGATCCTCTGGCAGGCCACACGCCCTCGAACCGAGAAGCCGAAGGACGTCGAGGTCACATTTTTCGCCCCGGCGCCGCCGCCACCTCCGCCGCCGCCGCCGCCTCCTCCGGGCGGCGGCGCGAAGCGCCCGCCGAAGGTGGAGCGCGTCGAGCAGCCGAAGCCCGTCAAGACGCCTGACACCATCTACGACATGCCGGAGAAGCCCAAGGCCAAGGCGCCTGAGCCAGAGCCGAAGCCGGAGCCGGTCAAGGAGGACGCGCCGGAGCAGCCGGGCGGCGTCGAGGGGGGAGTCCAGGGCGGCGTTCAGGGGGGCACCGTCGGCGGCGAGGTCGGCGGGCAGATGGGCGGTCAGCTGGGCGGCAAGGTCGGCGGCCAGCTGGGCAGCACGGCGCCTCCGCAGAACGTGGTGCTGGCGTTCGGCGCCGGAATGACCCGCCCTTCGAAGATCGCGGGGCGCGACCCGCAGTACACGCGCGAGGCGCTCGCCGCGCGGGTCGAGGGGCTCGCGATTGTCAAGTGCATTATCAAGCTGGACGGCTCGCTGACCGGCTGCCGGATGGCCAAGTCGCTTCCTCACATGGACCGGGCGATCCTCGATGCGCTCGCGACGCATCGCTACACCCCCGTCATGTACCAGGGGCGCCCGGTCTCGGTGGACTACGTGTTCCCCATCCGGCTCAAGCTCCCTTGA
- a CDS encoding ExbD/TolR family protein — MGMGVGPQRGPKSEINVTPLVDVVLVLLIIFMVVTPMLQRGKDVKLPQAAKVDEEKKEVDPLILSVTLEKTVWVENDRYDDAGLAERLTREFAAQPGRKVLVKGDQRLSFGDVRRVMETARKSGAKSVSLAVEELKGR, encoded by the coding sequence ATGGGGATGGGTGTCGGCCCGCAGAGGGGCCCCAAGAGCGAGATCAACGTCACGCCGCTCGTCGACGTCGTCCTCGTCCTGCTCATCATCTTCATGGTCGTCACGCCGATGCTCCAGCGCGGCAAGGACGTGAAGCTGCCGCAGGCCGCGAAGGTGGACGAGGAGAAGAAGGAGGTGGACCCGCTGATCCTCTCCGTGACGCTGGAGAAGACGGTGTGGGTCGAGAACGACAGGTACGATGACGCCGGGCTCGCCGAGCGGCTCACGCGCGAGTTCGCGGCGCAGCCGGGGCGCAAGGTGCTGGTCAAGGGGGACCAGCGCCTCTCGTTCGGCGACGTCCGCAGGGTGATGGAGACGGCGCGCAAGTCGGGCGCGAAGAGCGTCTCGCTGGCGGTCGAGGAGCTGAAGGGGAGATAG
- a CDS encoding MotA/TolQ/ExbB proton channel family protein — MQFTLIELWGHMGVFAKLIVFALAIMSVASLIVLGERLVVSFLSRAASRAFAARVGPMLARGELEGAWTAARPGGELGYLGRVIGAGLAAFASNAPSRLPAQGHEREGVFESVSRALERQAQREVLSLKRGYGLLATVGSTAPFVGLLGTVMGIVTAFQQMAASGSGGLGTVSAGIAEALITTAFGLIVAIPAVMGYNYLQGWVEARSIDISESSNELLDVVAKRLDGRLAPAAEEAA; from the coding sequence ATGCAATTCACGTTGATCGAGCTGTGGGGCCACATGGGGGTCTTCGCGAAGCTGATTGTCTTCGCGCTGGCCATCATGTCCGTTGCGTCGCTGATCGTCTTGGGCGAGCGCCTCGTCGTGTCGTTCCTGTCGCGCGCGGCCTCCCGCGCGTTCGCGGCGCGGGTCGGGCCGATGCTCGCCCGGGGCGAGCTCGAGGGGGCCTGGACCGCCGCCAGGCCGGGCGGCGAGCTCGGCTATCTCGGGCGCGTCATCGGCGCCGGGCTCGCCGCCTTTGCCTCGAACGCGCCCTCGCGGCTGCCGGCGCAGGGGCACGAGCGCGAGGGAGTGTTCGAGTCGGTCTCGCGGGCGCTCGAGCGGCAGGCGCAGCGCGAGGTGCTCAGCCTGAAGCGAGGTTATGGACTGCTCGCCACGGTCGGATCCACGGCGCCGTTCGTCGGCCTCCTCGGGACGGTCATGGGCATCGTGACGGCGTTCCAGCAGATGGCGGCCTCCGGCTCCGGCGGCCTCGGCACCGTCTCGGCGGGTATCGCGGAGGCGCTCATCACGACCGCCTTCGGGCTGATCGTCGCGATCCCGGCCGTCATGGGGTACAACTATCTCCAGGGCTGGGTCGAAGCCCGGTCGATCGACATCTCGGAGTCGTCGAACGAGCTCCTCGACGTCGTGGCGAAGCGGCTCGACGGGCGCCTCGCGCCGGCCGCCGAAGAGGCTGCTTGA